One window of the Streptomyces sp. ITFR-21 genome contains the following:
- a CDS encoding NADH-quinone oxidoreductase subunit D — protein sequence MTETTIGVGGAAEGTDMVLNIGPQHPSTHGVLRLRLVLDGERILRAEPIVGYMHRGAEKLFEARDYRQIVMLANRHDWLSAFSNELGVVLAVERMLGMEVPERAVWTRTLLAELNRVLNHLMFLGSYPLELGGITPIFYAFTEREVVQRVMEEVSGGRMHYMFNRVGGLKEDLPAGWLGRVREAVAGVRSGMGRFDDLVLGNEIFRGRTRGVGVLGRADVHAYGVSGPIARAAGVDFDLRRDEPYLAYGELRDTLKVVTRTEGDCLARFEVLLGQTHNALDLADACLDRLAELAPGPINQRLPKVLKAPEGHTYAWTENPLGLNGYYLVSKGEKTPYRLKLRSASYNNVQALAVLLPGQLVADMVAILGSMFFVVGDVDK from the coding sequence ATGACGGAGACCACGATCGGGGTCGGTGGGGCCGCCGAGGGCACCGACATGGTGTTGAACATCGGGCCGCAGCATCCCTCGACGCATGGGGTGCTGCGGTTGCGGCTGGTGTTGGACGGGGAGCGGATCCTGCGGGCGGAGCCGATCGTCGGGTACATGCACCGAGGGGCGGAGAAGCTGTTCGAGGCGCGGGACTACCGGCAGATCGTGATGCTGGCGAACCGGCACGACTGGCTGTCGGCGTTCTCCAACGAGCTGGGCGTGGTGCTGGCGGTCGAGCGGATGCTCGGGATGGAGGTGCCGGAGCGGGCGGTGTGGACGCGGACGCTGCTGGCCGAGCTGAACCGGGTGCTGAACCACCTGATGTTCCTGGGCTCGTATCCGCTGGAGCTGGGCGGGATCACACCGATCTTCTACGCGTTCACCGAACGCGAGGTGGTGCAGCGGGTGATGGAGGAGGTCTCCGGCGGCCGGATGCACTACATGTTCAACCGGGTGGGCGGTCTGAAGGAGGACCTGCCGGCCGGGTGGCTGGGGCGGGTCAGGGAGGCCGTGGCCGGGGTGCGGTCGGGGATGGGCCGGTTCGACGACCTGGTGCTCGGCAACGAGATCTTCCGCGGCCGGACCCGGGGTGTCGGGGTGCTGGGGCGGGCGGACGTGCACGCGTACGGGGTGAGCGGGCCGATCGCGCGGGCCGCCGGGGTCGACTTCGACCTGCGGCGGGACGAACCGTACCTGGCCTACGGGGAGCTGCGGGACACCCTGAAGGTGGTGACCAGGACCGAGGGCGACTGCCTGGCCCGCTTCGAGGTGCTGCTCGGGCAGACCCACAACGCGCTGGACCTCGCGGACGCGTGCCTGGACCGGCTGGCGGAGCTGGCGCCGGGGCCGATCAACCAGCGGCTGCCGAAGGTGCTCAAGGCCCCCGAGGGGCACACCTACGCCTGGACCGAGAACCCGCTCGGCCTCAACGGCTACTACCTGGTGTCCAAGGGCGAGAAGACGCCCTACCGGCTCAAGCTGCGCTCGGCGTCGTACAACAACGTGCAGGCGCTGGCGGTGCTGCTGCCCGGACAGCTGGTGGCCGACATGGTGGCGATCCTGGGGTCGATGTTCTTCGTGGTCGGCGACGTCGACAAGTAG